GAAGGGTTCTGAAAAGGTCCTTCTCCCCCATTGCTGGAGAACGCTTAATCGCATCGCGGTTGATGCGAAATGAAGAGGATGTCACCTCGTTCTCGAACTCGGTTCTTCGTCCGCTTATCTCGACTTGAGGAAGACCAATTGGCGAAAGCTCAAGGGTAGCATTCTCGCGAATTCGTGAATCCTTTTTTAAGATAACGGTTCGTGTTTGTTCTTTATACCCAAGCATGGAAAAAACCAGTTTATATGAACCTTCCGGAATGCGTTCAATACTGTAGAAACCATCCTGGTCAACATTTGCCCCGAATTGGGTTCCGTCAAGATAAACATTGCAACCCACAACGGCCTGCCGGGATTCTGCATCTATCACTCTGCCCTCGATTGTCGCATTCAAAAGAAATAATGCAAATTCAAACACTAATACCTTCTCTTTCTAAATTCATGAGGTTTGACAACCTACTGCACAGGTCTATAATTAGCACATTATGCTTACAGACGACATCCTAGTCAAGAAGGTTGCCCTGAAAGAAGGCGTACCCGAGCAGTTCGTATCTCAGGCCTTTTCAGATGGTTGTGTCGTTATTCCCTATAACAAGAAAAGACCAAGGGAGATTGAACCTTCGGGAATCGGCAAAGGTCTAAGAACCAAGGTCAACGCTAACCTCGGAACTTCCCCCTCCATCGCTGATCTGAATATGGAGAAATCAAAACTAAAGGCAGCCATTGAAGCTGGTGCGGATACAGTAATGGACCTTTCGACCGGCGGAGATATCAACGAAACAAGACGAATGATAATCAAGGAATCGTCTGTGCCGGTAGGAACGGTGCCAATCTATCAGGCTGCCTGCGATGCACCCAAGTCAGGCAAATCCTTTCTTGAGCTTTCCGTGGATGAGATATTTGATGCCGTTCGCACTCATCTTGAAGATGGTGTCGATTTTCTGACAATACATACAGGACTCACAACTTCAGGTATCGAGAGACTGAGGAACCGCAAGCGTCTTGCCGGAATAGTAAGCCGCGGCGGCTCGATGATGGCTCAATGGATGATTCGTAACAACAAGGAGAATCCATTTGCTGAGCATTTTGACCGTCTCTTGGAGTTAATGAAGGAGTTCGGAGCATGTCTTAGCCTTGGCGACGGCTTGAGACCGGGTTCTCTTGCGGACGCATCGGACAGCGCGCAGATACAGGAACTCTTGATCATAGGCGAACAGATAGCCCGTGCAAGAAAAGCCGGCGTCCAGGCAATGGTGGAGGGACCGGGTCATCTTCCAATAAACAAGATTGAGATGAACATGAAACTCGAAAAGGAAATATGCCACGAAGCACCATTTTACGTGCTTGGCCCTCTTGTCACGGATGTCGCTCCCGGATACGACCATATAGTCTCTGCTATAGGCGGCGCTCTGGCAGGCATGCATGGAGCGGATTTTCTTTGCTACGTAACGCCTTCAGAACACCTGGGCCTTCCTGATATCGAAGACGTAAGAGTCGGAACGATTGTATCGAAGATAGCCGCTCATGTAGCAGATATCGCCAAGTATCCAGAAAAAGCAAGACAATGGGACGATAAACTGTCGACATTAAGAGAATCACTGAAATGGGATGAAATGATAGCTGCAGCTCTTGATCCGGCAGAAGCAAGGAGGAAATTCGGAACCTACCCAAGAGAGAACGAAGATGTGTGTACAATGTGCGGAGAATTTTGTGCAATGAAACGCTCCAAGGAGGTTTTTGGTGAATAAGTACCGCTTGTTTACCCCAGGTCCTGTTGAGGTCGAACAGGACATTCTCGAAGAACATGGGAAAAGATTTCCTTATCATCGCGAAAGCACATTCGCGGCAGTTCTTGAAAGACTTGCTGCCGATTTTAAGGAAATTGTATTCGCAAAAGATTCGAGGTTTTTCTTTTTTACGTCCTCCGGAACAGGCGGAATGGAGGCGTCACTCGTAAATCTTTTCTCGGAAGGAGATGAAGTACTTATAGCAAGCATCGGGAACTTTGGCCAGCGCTGGAAGGAGCTTTCAGATATCTTCAGGCTTAAACCTACATACATCGAATTCGAGTTCGGGGATACGGTAGATCCAACCAGGGTTGAAGAAGCACTTAAAAAGAATTCCAAAATCAAAGCCGTTCTTGCAACATTCACTGAAACTTCCACAGGTGCGCGTAACGATGTTAAAACCCTCGGAGAGGTAATCCAGAAGTACGATAAGGTTTTCGTGCTCGATGCGATTGCAGGGCTTGTAGCGGACGAACTCTACGCGGACGACTGGCATGTAGATGTTGTAATCGGCGGTTCACAAAAAGCCTTTGGAGCGCCCCCGGGTATATCGATAGTAACCGTGAACGAAAGGGCATGGAAATTGGTTGAAACATCCTCAATGCCCAAATACTACTTCAACATGCAGATAGCGGAGAAATTCCGCGTTCAGAACTTTACCCCCTGGACCCCTGCCATAACAGTAGCGATGTCGCTCGCGCTTGTAGCAAAAAAACTGAAGGAAAAAGGCATCCAGAATGTCTGGAATGAGTACAAACACTGGGCAGGACTCTTCCGCGAGAAGGCAGGTGCAATGGGATTTGATTTTATGCCCAAAAAACCATCGAATGCCTTATCCGTAATCAAGATGCCTGAAGGAGTAGACAGCACGCCAATACTTAAAGAAATAAAGGAACAGGAAGGCATTCTCTTCGCAAACGGACAAGCTCATCTTAAAGGAAAACTCATACGCTTTGGCCACATGGGTCACGCTAACGAGGCGGATACATTAAAAGCTCTCGAAGTTCTTGAGAGACGGGCTCTTCCAAAAATATTGAAAGGATAAATATGAGTAAAGGAAGGATTTTTTCAGGGATACAACCCTCTGGCCGACTCCACATCGGCAATTATCTTGGAGCCATTAAACAATTCATCCCTCTTCAGGATGAATACGAATGCATCTTCGGGATTGTTGATTTGCATGCAATGACTGAGAAGTACGACGTCGAAGAACTGCCGAACCGGATAGTCAACGCAGCAGTAAATTATCTCGCATGCGGACTCGATCCGAAGAAAGCTACGTTGATGCTTCAATCGGGTGTCATGGAACATTCCGAATTGGCGTGGATACTTGCTACGGTAACCCCACTTGCATGGATTCAGCGTGTTCCCACATTCAAGGAAAAGGCGAAACAGCAGCCGGATAACGTCAACATGGGATTGTTTAACTATCCCATACTGATGGCAGCAGATATTCTTGTTTATAAATCGGTAGCCGTTCCCGTTGGAGAAGACCAGCGTGCCCATCTTGAGTTAACCAGGGAAATAGCTCGTGCATTCAACGCCAAGTTCGGCGATTTCTTTCCCGAGCCTAAAGAACTTATAAGCAGCGATGAGGCAAAAGTATTAGGGCTTGACGGAAAAAATAAGATGTCCAAAAGCCTTGATAACTGCATCTATCTTGACGACGATCCGGACGCGATAAGCTTCAAGATATCCAAACAGGGTGTTACCGATCCTGCGAGAGTGAAAAAGACAGATCCAGGCGACCCTGATAAGTGCAATATGTTCACCTGGCACAAATTCTTCTCGTCAATAGAAGAACAGAATACTTGCTCAGACAAGTGCCGCGATGCCGCATTCGGATGCCTTGACTGCAAAAAGATACTTATTGAAAATATCGTCAATCATTTGACTCCGATTCAAAAACGTCAGCGCGATTTGATGGATAATACCGACAACGTTCGAAAGATAATCAAAAAAGGCACTGAAAAAGCACTCGATATTGCTGCAGATGTAATGAAGGAAGTACGCAAGATAACCGGAATGACGTTTCTTCCTAATTAAGAATCTTATCTAATAACGGGCCCCGCATAAAGAGTGCGGGGTCCGTTACATTTATCTGGATTTGTTTTATATGCCCTTGAATTCTCCGTCTCCCGGAGGATCGCTCTTAGCCCATGTTTTGCCAAAGCATATTCCCCTGAAGTAAAATGTGCCAGTCCAGGCTCCTGCATAATCGCCGCCGAATCGACCTTTTCCAGTTACTCCGCCTGGAATCTCTGCTGTAGCAGCTCCTTTTATGGTTCCTGAATGCTCGTCATCGTACCACCATTTACCTTCAAACAGACCTGTTTCCATATCGTAGTATATCTCGAACTTCTGCCATGCTCCCGTGCCTTCTCCGGACCACGAGACGTACATAATGTTATCGTCTACTGGTGCAATGCGCGTTTTCCCTACGGGATCCGAAGACGCTGCCAGTAGCAATCCTGCAGTTGTTGTTAAAAAAGCAGTCATTATTTTCTTCATTTTTCCTCCTAGGTTAAATAAAGACAAAGAAATTATACGATTTTACGCAAAAAGTCAATACCTTTTTGTGTAAAATCAATCAGTTGTTTGGGGGAATGGAAATTTTTAACTACGAACGAAGTGGTCGTAACCTTTAGCGGGGAGTGGTAATAGTGTTCCGTTAGCTTCAAGGAATAGCCCCTCCCCTTCCTCTGCTATGCCGATGCGATGAACCAAAGTATCTTCGATCTCATCAGGTAGTTGTCTTGGTGAAGAAAAAAGCAGTTCGTAGTCCTCGCCGGCATTGAGAATGAGTGAATCCGTTGCCGATCCCGTACCAAGAGAAAATTTTTTGACCTCTGGATGCAATGGCAAAAGACTGCTTTCAATGATGATTTTTACTTTGCTCATGCGAGCAAGTCTGGTCGCATCGGTAGATAATCCATCGGATGTATCTATACATGAGTTTGCATAATCGCTTATACCTAAACCAAGACGAATCAGGGGTTTAGGCCTAAGGTGTTTCTTTTTTGCTTCATCGAAACCTTCAAGACCTTGAGAAAGGGCATGTTGACCTACAGCCGATAAGCCCGGATAACCTGAAAGATAAATTAAATCCCCCGCTCTTGCACCTGAACGCATGAGCGGTTTCGAAGACTGTCCTATCGCTGTAAGGCTGAGTATGAGATTCTCGGAAGCTACAGTATCGCCTCCTGCAATCTGGGCTCCAACATCTGCACAAACTTCCTCCATTCCATTATAAAGCTCTTTGAGTTCAGAAATATCTAGAGCCTTTGAGCAGAAAAGATTCACAAGAAGGCATATAGGTTCTGCTCCCATGGCAGCAATATCGGATAGAGTTGCAGCTGCGCATTTATATCCTGCGTCAAAGTGTGAAAAATAGTTAAGTGAAAAATGAACACCGTCTTCGTAAGCATCTGAAGTGACTACGTAGCCGTTCTCCAGGATAAGAGCATCGTCACCAATACCTGTTTTAACTTTGAGATTCTTATGCTTAATCCACGAAGGAAGCGCTTTTAGAAAACCTTCCTCGCCGATATCTTCAAGCCTGGACATCGGCAAGCGATTCACGGACGAGTTCGGATCGTTTAACGTCCCTTTTCTCCGGCGCCATATCCTCAGCGTAATAGAATTGAAGATTGGCGGGTTTCGTGAGAATCATCAGTTTGTTGAGCTTGGCGATACTCAAGTTCGGAATCTTTTCCCATCCAAGTCTCAGGGTAGAAAGAAGATTAAACGTTTCCTCGCTCGTCAAAGTTCTCGCATATTTAAGAATACCCAGCGAACGATAGACCTTGTCAAGGATATAGTTACCCATCTTAGTATCCAGGTATTCTCGCGCATCCTTTTCGTAGTTGATAAGCTGATGTGCCGTCTTCGTCAATGTCTCAACTATCTCCTCTTCGCTCTGCCCGAGTGTTTTCTGATTCGATATCTGGAAAAGATATCCCTTAGTCTCCGTTCCTTCGCCGTAGGTTCCTCTAACGAGAAGCCCTAACTGCAACACACCACGTAAAACACGGTCTATTTCCTTCGTTAAGACGATACCCGGAAGATGAATCAATACAGAAGCTCTCATTCCCGTACCGACATTTGTGGGACATGCCGTAAGAAAGCCGTAACGTTCGTTGTATGCGAAGGGCAAAGAGACTGCAATTGATTCTTCAATCTTTTTTATCTTCTGCCACAAATCAACAAGAGCGAGTCCGGACGCAAACATCTGCATACGGATGTGATCCTCCTCGTTAACCATAAGACTGAAATCCTCTCCCGATGTTGCGTAGAAACCCCGCTGTGTCTGGCTATGAACAAAATCCGGTGAAACCAAGTGTCTTTCCATTAGAAATTCGGCTTCCATCGGCGAAAGATCTTCAAACTTCACAATGCCCTTGCCGTTCGAAAGCAGGGAAGCCGCAAGCGCTTTGTTGACGTGATCGAGAAGTTCAATCTGTTCTTTAACAGAAGCCTTAAGGAGAAAAGGTATTCCATCTATATTACGGGCAAGCCTTATCCTTGAACTCATTACAATGCCGGCCTCCATCCCCTCTCCCCTAAGCCATTTTCCTGTCTCTTTTGGATCAAGGCCCGTTTTCATATTTCCTCATGTCATCTCTTATTCGAGCTGCCTTTTCGTACTCCTCTTCCTGTATAGCTCTGGCAAGTTCCTTACGCAGTCTCTTGAGTTCCACCTCTTTGAAAACCAATGAAGTCTCGTGTGAAGACCGGGCTCTTTGCCCGACATGCTGCGTGGACCCTTGAACCCTTGAGATAAGCTTTTCAATTCTCTCGCCAAAACTCTGATAGCAAGCCGAACAGCCTAGCCTGCCTTTTCCCTTAAAATCCGACCAGCTTGTACCGCATGAATTGCATACTACCTCTTCTTCGCCTTCTTGTTTCTCTTTCAAAGCATCTGAGAAAATCTCGGCAATAGGTTTTTCTTTTTGAACCAGATAACCTTTTTTCGCGGCACAAGCCTTGCATAAATGCTTTTCCTGGAGAACACCCTGTGTGTTCACCTCCGTAACAAGCACCTCGGATTCATTCTCGTGGCAGTCTTCGCAGAGCATTACATCCTTCCGTCAATGAGATCGAAATGCTTATCCGTGTATTTCTTTATCATGGGGTCGTGCGAAACTATAACGAACGCAACGTTCTTTTTCCGGTTAAGAGAAGCGAAAATGTCAAGGACACCCTTCGATGTTTCTACATCGAGGTTACCCGTCGGCTCATCGGCAAGAACAAGCCGTGGGCCGTGAACGAGCGCACGGGCGACAGCGATGCGCTGCTTTTCTCCTCCTGACAGTTTAATCGGAAGAAAATCCTTTCGTTCGGCAAGCCCAACCTCCTCCAACAAGTCAGCCGCTTTACTAAAGGCATCCGAATCCTTCATGCCTGCGACAAGCATGGGTAAAGCCACATTTTCGAGCGCTGAAAACTCCGGAAGAAGATGATGAAACTGAAATACAAAACCAATCTCTTTATTGCGGAACATGGCGAGATCGTTGTCGTTCATCTGAAATATATCTTTGCCGTCGAATAGAAGCTTCCCATCGGTAGGCCTGTCAAGCCCTCCAAGAAGATGCAGGAACGTGCTCTTGCCGGAACCAGAAGGCCCAAAGATGGATACCGCCTGGCCTCGAGAAAGCTTAAGGCTCGCGTCTTTAAGCGCCTCCACCCTGTCTCCGTCGTCTACGTATGTTTTCTTGAGATTATAGGCTTCTACGAGATAATCACTCATAACGTATTGCCTCCACTGGATCTAGTTTTGCAGCGCGAAATGCAGGGTAAATAGTGGCGATGAAGGATATCAGAAGTGCGGCGGCAGCGATTAGAACAATGTCAAGCAACTGGACCTTTACGGGAACCGTGTCGATATACCATACTTCTGAAGGTAGCTTGATTATCTTGAAATGATCGACAAACCAGGATACGAGAACCCCGAAAAGAGTTCCAAGGAATGTTCCTACTATGCCGATAAGAAGTCCGAACCAAGTAAAAACCCGCATGATTCCCCGGGAAGTCATACCTATAGCCCTCAGTATGCCTATCTCGCGCGTCTTTCTCATAACGGTCATGATAAGCGTAGCTACAATGTTGAAAGCCGCAACTAAAATTATCAGAGCAAGAACAATGAAAACAACGACCTTCTGCATCTTCAGAGCTGAGAAAAGGTTCTTATTCTCAAGAAGCCAGTCTATAGGCGTATAAGGATAGCCTATATCGGCTCTTATTTTCTGCGACACTTTCTGGGAAAGAAGCGGATCTTTCAGTTTTATGTCGATATTAGTTATCCGGTCGCCGTATCCGAAAAGCTGCTGGGCGTCCCGGATGTCTATGAAAACCATTGCCATATTGTAATCATAGAAGCCTGCATCGAAAATGCCCCTGATAACGTAATTCTTTACTATTGGTATGGGACCTACTGGCGTTATGACGGTATTCTCAGGAGATGCGATCACGACGGTGTCCCCGACCTTGACGCGCAGATTCTGCGCCAGCTGCTGACCTATTACAATCCCTTTGTTCCGAAACGACCATTCTCCTTCAAGAGGGTAAGAGGGATTTGTGATGCTGGAGGTTCGCTTAAGCATCTCAAGATCAACACCCCTTAAAAGGATCCCTTCGCCGCCGAACTTTGACTGCACAAGGGTCCTTCGCATCAAAGTGGGCGCTATGCCTGCAATCTCCCTCATCTTGTATAGCTTATCAGATACAGTCTTGAACTCATCAGCCGTTATCGGATTTGAATAAAACTTCTGAATAGTTATATGCGGCGCCACTCCGGCGATACGGTCCTTGAGCTCACCGTTGAATCCGTTAAGAACGGATAACGCGATAATCAAAGCGGCAACGCCGACGAATACGCCTGCTATAGATATCACGGAGATAAGCCCGTAGAAACCTTCGCCTTTCCGGCGCTGACGCAAATAACGCCTGGCGATAAACAGATTAACGTTCAATTCTAATCCTCCCTGAGTTGAGGAAATATTATTACTTCGCGGATGGATGCGCGGTCAGCAAAAAGCATGACCATTCTATCTAATCCAAGGCCCAGTCCGCCGGTTGGAGGCATTCCCTGCTCAAGAACAGAGAGAAAGTCCTCGTCTAAAACTGCGAATTCTTCGCGCTTTGCAACCTGTTCCTCAAAGCGCTTGCGCTGCTCCACAGGATCATTAAGCTCTGAGAAAGCGTTGCCGAACTCCATTCCTGCTATGACGGGTTCAAATCGTTCGACGATTTGAGGATTCTCTCTGTGAACCTTGGCAAGCGGAGAAATAATCTTGGGGTGGTTCATCACAAAAGCAGGACCGTGAAGGTGATCCTGAATCATTCCGGAAAAAAGCTTATCAAGCATCTTGCCGAAAGGGGTGTTGTCCGTTATCTCGATGCCGTGTTTTTTGCATTCCGCCCGCATCTCTTTTTCGCCTAAAGCAAGAGGATCTATGCCTGTCTTCTCTTTTAACGCAGGAATAAAATCTATACGCTCCCATGGCTTCGAGAAATCGTATTCCTTTCCTTGCCAGATTATCTTATCCGTGTCCTTTAGTTCAAAAGCGATGAAACGGAAAAGCTCCTCAACCATTATCATCACGCGATGATAATCGACATAAGCTTCATAAGATTCGAAACCTGTAAACTCAGGGTTATGCGAACGGTCAAGACCCTCGTTGCGGAAGTTTTTTCCTATCTCGAAAACCTTTTCGTAACCGCCAACAATCAGGCGCTTAAGGTAAAGTTCAGTGGCAATGCGAAGATAGTAATCGCGATCCAGAGCGTTGTAATGAGTTACAAAAGGCTCTGCTGCTGCGCCTCCGTATAGAGGTTGAAGGGTGGGGGTTTCGACTTCAAGAAAACCCCTTTCAGTAAAAAACCGGCGTACAAGACCGATGACCTTTGAGCGGATGCGGAAAACTTCCCGGGTATCATCGCCTGAAAGCAGGTCAAGATGGCGGTAGCGAAGACGCAGCTCAGTATCCTGAAGTCCGTGAAACTTCTCGGGTAATGCGGCAAGTGATTTGGCGAGCATCGAGAAGCTTTTGACGTGAACGCTCGGCTCGCCGGTTTTAGTCCTGAATAAAGGACCTTCCACGCCAACAAAATCTCCAAGGTCTATCCTATCAAGGATGGCGAAGTTCTCCTCGCCTACTTCGTCTTT
Above is a genomic segment from bacterium containing:
- the thiC gene encoding phosphomethylpyrimidine synthase ThiC; the encoded protein is MLTDDILVKKVALKEGVPEQFVSQAFSDGCVVIPYNKKRPREIEPSGIGKGLRTKVNANLGTSPSIADLNMEKSKLKAAIEAGADTVMDLSTGGDINETRRMIIKESSVPVGTVPIYQAACDAPKSGKSFLELSVDEIFDAVRTHLEDGVDFLTIHTGLTTSGIERLRNRKRLAGIVSRGGSMMAQWMIRNNKENPFAEHFDRLLELMKEFGACLSLGDGLRPGSLADASDSAQIQELLIIGEQIARARKAGVQAMVEGPGHLPINKIEMNMKLEKEICHEAPFYVLGPLVTDVAPGYDHIVSAIGGALAGMHGADFLCYVTPSEHLGLPDIEDVRVGTIVSKIAAHVADIAKYPEKARQWDDKLSTLRESLKWDEMIAAALDPAEARRKFGTYPRENEDVCTMCGEFCAMKRSKEVFGE
- a CDS encoding alanine--glyoxylate aminotransferase family protein encodes the protein MNKYRLFTPGPVEVEQDILEEHGKRFPYHRESTFAAVLERLAADFKEIVFAKDSRFFFFTSSGTGGMEASLVNLFSEGDEVLIASIGNFGQRWKELSDIFRLKPTYIEFEFGDTVDPTRVEEALKKNSKIKAVLATFTETSTGARNDVKTLGEVIQKYDKVFVLDAIAGLVADELYADDWHVDVVIGGSQKAFGAPPGISIVTVNERAWKLVETSSMPKYYFNMQIAEKFRVQNFTPWTPAITVAMSLALVAKKLKEKGIQNVWNEYKHWAGLFREKAGAMGFDFMPKKPSNALSVIKMPEGVDSTPILKEIKEQEGILFANGQAHLKGKLIRFGHMGHANEADTLKALEVLERRALPKILKG
- the trpS gene encoding tryptophan--tRNA ligase, translated to MSKGRIFSGIQPSGRLHIGNYLGAIKQFIPLQDEYECIFGIVDLHAMTEKYDVEELPNRIVNAAVNYLACGLDPKKATLMLQSGVMEHSELAWILATVTPLAWIQRVPTFKEKAKQQPDNVNMGLFNYPILMAADILVYKSVAVPVGEDQRAHLELTREIARAFNAKFGDFFPEPKELISSDEAKVLGLDGKNKMSKSLDNCIYLDDDPDAISFKISKQGVTDPARVKKTDPGDPDKCNMFTWHKFFSSIEEQNTCSDKCRDAAFGCLDCKKILIENIVNHLTPIQKRQRDLMDNTDNVRKIIKKGTEKALDIAADVMKEVRKITGMTFLPN
- the thiL gene encoding thiamine-phosphate kinase, coding for MNRLPMSRLEDIGEEGFLKALPSWIKHKNLKVKTGIGDDALILENGYVVTSDAYEDGVHFSLNYFSHFDAGYKCAAATLSDIAAMGAEPICLLVNLFCSKALDISELKELYNGMEEVCADVGAQIAGGDTVASENLILSLTAIGQSSKPLMRSGARAGDLIYLSGYPGLSAVGQHALSQGLEGFDEAKKKHLRPKPLIRLGLGISDYANSCIDTSDGLSTDATRLARMSKVKIIIESSLLPLHPEVKKFSLGTGSATDSLILNAGEDYELLFSSPRQLPDEIEDTLVHRIGIAEEGEGLFLEANGTLLPLPAKGYDHFVRS
- a CDS encoding protein arginine kinase, yielding MKTGLDPKETGKWLRGEGMEAGIVMSSRIRLARNIDGIPFLLKASVKEQIELLDHVNKALAASLLSNGKGIVKFEDLSPMEAEFLMERHLVSPDFVHSQTQRGFYATSGEDFSLMVNEEDHIRMQMFASGLALVDLWQKIKKIEESIAVSLPFAYNERYGFLTACPTNVGTGMRASVLIHLPGIVLTKEIDRVLRGVLQLGLLVRGTYGEGTETKGYLFQISNQKTLGQSEEEIVETLTKTAHQLINYEKDAREYLDTKMGNYILDKVYRSLGILKYARTLTSEETFNLLSTLRLGWEKIPNLSIAKLNKLMILTKPANLQFYYAEDMAPEKRDVKRSELVRESLADVQA
- a CDS encoding ABC transporter ATP-binding protein, with protein sequence MSDYLVEAYNLKKTYVDDGDRVEALKDASLKLSRGQAVSIFGPSGSGKSTFLHLLGGLDRPTDGKLLFDGKDIFQMNDNDLAMFRNKEIGFVFQFHHLLPEFSALENVALPMLVAGMKDSDAFSKAADLLEEVGLAERKDFLPIKLSGGEKQRIAVARALVHGPRLVLADEPTGNLDVETSKGVLDIFASLNRKKNVAFVIVSHDPMIKKYTDKHFDLIDGRM
- a CDS encoding lipoprotein-releasing ABC transporter permease subunit, giving the protein MNVNLFIARRYLRQRRKGEGFYGLISVISIAGVFVGVAALIIALSVLNGFNGELKDRIAGVAPHITIQKFYSNPITADEFKTVSDKLYKMREIAGIAPTLMRRTLVQSKFGGEGILLRGVDLEMLKRTSSITNPSYPLEGEWSFRNKGIVIGQQLAQNLRVKVGDTVVIASPENTVITPVGPIPIVKNYVIRGIFDAGFYDYNMAMVFIDIRDAQQLFGYGDRITNIDIKLKDPLLSQKVSQKIRADIGYPYTPIDWLLENKNLFSALKMQKVVVFIVLALIILVAAFNIVATLIMTVMRKTREIGILRAIGMTSRGIMRVFTWFGLLIGIVGTFLGTLFGVLVSWFVDHFKIIKLPSEVWYIDTVPVKVQLLDIVLIAAAALLISFIATIYPAFRAAKLDPVEAIRYE
- the lysS gene encoding lysine--tRNA ligase; this encodes MNSQNERENRIRKLNELYEKGVEPYPYSFERTHTIGQALADFEKLSESQATIKVAGRLFTRRDFGKTAFFDLRDEQGKIQLYIRKDEVGEENFAILDRIDLGDFVGVEGPLFRTKTGEPSVHVKSFSMLAKSLAALPEKFHGLQDTELRLRYRHLDLLSGDDTREVFRIRSKVIGLVRRFFTERGFLEVETPTLQPLYGGAAAEPFVTHYNALDRDYYLRIATELYLKRLIVGGYEKVFEIGKNFRNEGLDRSHNPEFTGFESYEAYVDYHRVMIMVEELFRFIAFELKDTDKIIWQGKEYDFSKPWERIDFIPALKEKTGIDPLALGEKEMRAECKKHGIEITDNTPFGKMLDKLFSGMIQDHLHGPAFVMNHPKIISPLAKVHRENPQIVERFEPVIAGMEFGNAFSELNDPVEQRKRFEEQVAKREEFAVLDEDFLSVLEQGMPPTGGLGLGLDRMVMLFADRASIREVIIFPQLRED